One window of the Synechococcus sp. CC9311 genome contains the following:
- the ruvC gene encoding crossover junction endodeoxyribonuclease RuvC — translation MRILGIDPGLARVGYGVIDVEPRKGKQEGSQRMIDCGIIRTDPGRSEGERMVEIARDLRQIIRIHQPELASVEKFFFYRSSNTIAVVQARGVLIMTLARFGLPIVEFPPMQIKQALTGHGHADKDEVLEAVMRELNLDTPPRPDDAADALAVALTGWFQH, via the coding sequence TTGCGGATCCTCGGCATTGATCCAGGCTTGGCAAGGGTTGGCTACGGCGTGATCGACGTAGAGCCACGCAAGGGAAAGCAGGAAGGCTCGCAACGGATGATCGACTGCGGAATCATTCGCACCGATCCAGGACGAAGCGAAGGTGAGCGAATGGTGGAAATTGCCCGTGACCTCCGCCAAATCATTCGAATCCATCAACCGGAACTAGCCAGCGTGGAGAAGTTTTTCTTTTACCGCTCCAGCAACACCATCGCCGTTGTACAGGCTCGCGGTGTGTTGATCATGACGCTCGCACGCTTTGGGCTTCCGATTGTGGAGTTTCCACCAATGCAAATTAAGCAGGCGCTAACAGGGCATGGCCACGCAGACAAAGATGAAGTTCTTGAGGCCGTGATGCGCGAACTCAATCTCGACACACCACCCCGACCCGATGATGCTGCTGATGCATTAGCCGTTGCACTGACAGGATGGTTTCAACACTGA
- a CDS encoding DUF3370 domain-containing protein: MRHSLLLAVAAFCLITVPGMPSKADTQEADSLVRQQQLRPLPGQLDEVLMLNDNNPELITGEGVLLSTFPTNQGLDVAFNGRFDLFSHHVYAGKPEELASTLWLAVLAQPLGPEPVTIDVISGSTSLSQGTKPGQTAAPFLPLPSLMAETTTPIASGPGSRVAGDLLRGDQAPELPKQIKLAPGHANTLLVLPLPVAGLDPLLNGRNLQLRMKSSAPVYLATVAAFGNNNSPPSDQRWRALLSAGTRSPKEHQPTPRGSKGRMIYSRVSGVQIGSTWTGTLADPGSTTLNINEAPISWPISSLERGDLGTAQVQTAELKRFDKGTAWAAHGNYGVEYDLTLPLRNPDQSSRTVAIALESPDKRGSSTSKLQFKPGNSGPVMFRGPIEVTGLDGANGRAMGRRRFHLVLRRGQEGPRLGTVSLAPGESRRVRVRLVYPADATPPQVLTVLPVKQSNSSTDVHP; encoded by the coding sequence ATGCGTCATTCTTTGCTGCTGGCCGTCGCGGCCTTCTGCCTTATCACCGTCCCAGGCATGCCATCCAAGGCGGACACCCAGGAGGCGGATTCATTGGTTCGTCAGCAGCAGCTGCGTCCACTTCCAGGCCAATTGGATGAAGTGCTGATGCTGAATGACAACAACCCCGAGCTGATCACCGGTGAAGGGGTGCTGCTGTCCACCTTTCCAACCAACCAAGGGCTCGATGTTGCCTTTAACGGCCGCTTTGATCTGTTCAGCCACCACGTTTACGCCGGCAAACCCGAGGAGCTGGCCTCCACCCTCTGGCTGGCAGTGCTTGCCCAACCACTAGGCCCCGAACCCGTCACGATTGACGTGATTAGCGGCAGCACCTCGCTGTCTCAGGGGACAAAACCAGGACAAACAGCAGCCCCGTTCCTACCCCTGCCTTCATTAATGGCAGAAACCACAACCCCTATCGCCTCCGGACCAGGAAGCCGGGTCGCTGGGGATTTACTCCGCGGCGATCAGGCTCCTGAGCTTCCCAAGCAAATCAAGCTTGCCCCCGGACATGCCAATACGTTGCTGGTCCTTCCTCTTCCCGTAGCAGGACTTGACCCGCTGCTCAACGGCCGCAATCTGCAGCTTCGGATGAAGAGTTCTGCACCGGTGTATCTCGCCACCGTAGCGGCCTTCGGCAACAACAACTCGCCACCCAGCGATCAACGCTGGAGAGCACTGCTCAGCGCCGGGACGCGAAGCCCGAAAGAGCATCAGCCCACGCCACGGGGCAGCAAGGGTCGGATGATCTACTCGAGGGTGAGCGGCGTCCAGATCGGCAGCACCTGGACAGGCACCTTGGCTGATCCCGGCTCCACAACCCTGAACATCAACGAAGCGCCGATCTCATGGCCGATCAGCAGCCTGGAGCGCGGTGACCTCGGCACCGCTCAAGTGCAAACAGCTGAACTCAAAAGATTTGACAAAGGAACGGCCTGGGCCGCCCACGGTAATTACGGAGTGGAATATGACCTCACCCTTCCGTTACGCAACCCTGACCAAAGCTCTCGAACGGTAGCGATCGCCCTGGAGTCCCCCGACAAACGGGGCAGCAGCACCAGCAAATTGCAGTTCAAACCTGGCAACAGCGGGCCGGTCATGTTTCGCGGCCCCATTGAAGTGACCGGCCTGGATGGAGCCAACGGAAGGGCGATGGGCCGGAGACGCTTTCACCTCGTTTTGCGACGTGGTCAAGAAGGACCACGGCTGGGCACGGTATCTCTAGCTCCAGGAGAGAGCCGACGGGTGCGCGTACGACTGGTTTATCCCGCAGATGCCACACCACCGCAGGTGCTCACCGTGCTGCCTGTGAAACAATCCAATTCATCAACCGACGTTCACCCGTGA
- the bchI gene encoding magnesium chelatase ATPase subunit I: protein MSSPRKRRVFPFTAVIGQEEMKLALLLNVIDPRIGGVMIMGDRGTGKSTTIRALADLLPGIEVVAGDPYNSSPTDPDLQSSDVRQRLEHGEALGTEQRQVPMVDLPLGATEDRLCGTIDIEKALSEGVRAFEPGLLAKANRGLLYVDEVNLLDDHLVDVLLDSAASGWNTVEREGVSVRHPARFVLIGSGNPEEGELRPQLLDRFGMSVEVRTVRDPQLRVKVVDQRTAFDSDPDAFSMSVTAGQDALQARVVEAQQRLEQVTIDDDLRLSISSVCGELDVDGLRGDIVTNRAARALAAFEGRTEVSEDDVARVVSCCLRHRLRKDPLEQIDSGDRVVKVFCKVFERNESSDRSEFELALAS, encoded by the coding sequence GTGAGTTCACCGCGCAAGCGCAGAGTCTTTCCCTTCACCGCCGTCATCGGCCAGGAAGAGATGAAATTGGCGCTGCTGCTCAACGTGATCGACCCGCGCATTGGCGGCGTAATGATCATGGGAGACCGGGGAACGGGCAAATCCACCACGATCCGGGCACTGGCAGACCTTCTTCCCGGAATTGAGGTAGTTGCAGGCGATCCCTACAACAGCTCTCCGACCGATCCTGACCTGCAAAGCAGTGACGTGAGGCAGCGCTTGGAACACGGCGAAGCCCTTGGCACAGAACAACGCCAGGTGCCCATGGTTGACCTTCCCCTTGGTGCCACAGAAGATCGCCTCTGCGGCACGATCGACATCGAAAAGGCATTGAGTGAAGGCGTCCGCGCCTTTGAACCAGGTTTGCTCGCCAAAGCCAACCGCGGCCTGCTTTACGTCGACGAAGTCAACCTGCTCGATGATCACCTGGTTGACGTTCTGCTCGACTCCGCAGCCTCTGGCTGGAACACAGTGGAACGCGAGGGTGTCTCCGTGCGTCACCCTGCCCGCTTCGTGTTGATTGGATCAGGCAACCCGGAAGAAGGGGAGCTTCGGCCCCAACTGCTCGATCGATTTGGGATGAGTGTGGAAGTGCGCACCGTTCGCGATCCACAATTAAGAGTGAAAGTGGTGGATCAGCGCACGGCTTTCGACAGTGACCCCGACGCCTTCAGCATGAGCGTGACGGCTGGCCAAGACGCCCTGCAGGCCAGGGTGGTGGAAGCGCAGCAACGACTTGAGCAGGTCACAATTGACGATGACTTGCGCCTGAGCATTTCATCAGTCTGCGGAGAATTGGACGTGGATGGCTTGCGTGGCGACATTGTGACCAATCGAGCAGCACGCGCCCTAGCCGCCTTTGAGGGGCGCACAGAGGTCAGCGAAGACGATGTTGCCCGCGTGGTGTCTTGCTGCCTGCGCCATCGACTGCGCAAAGACCCTTTGGAGCAGATTGACTCCGGCGATCGGGTGGTCAAGGTGTTCTGCAAGGTGTTTGAACGCAATGAGTCGAGCGATCGCTCGGAGTTCGAACTGGCCCTGGCCAGCTAG
- a CDS encoding YdiU family protein: MSNPHKQNSEQSLASFDNFIKNANYSLLDTLTPDPESTKDGDDHRPRQVRSGHFVPVNPKPLAQPIYICHSETFFSELGLDQELALNGEFKKLFSGDLSETRDPMRPYGWATGYALSIYGTEYNQQCPFGNGNGYGDGRAISVFEGILKGQRWEMQLKGGGPTPYCRGADGRAVLRSSVREFLAQELMHALRVPTSRSLTLYVSQTETVRRPWYSESSNSSDPDILVEDPIAISTRVAPSFIRVGQLELFARRARNNKNPKILNELRMIVLHLIDREYKSEIDQNLDFSSQLIKLAELYRERLTSLVVHWLRTGYCQGNFNSDNCAAGGFTLDYGPFGFCEVFDPLYQPWIGGGEHFSFFNQPVAAEANFHMFWKAIRLLITDDAAALEQLDKICDGFKPKIKTTIQQMWADKLGLTHYNKALVNELFQLMVQTKVDFTIFFRELCKIPNDLSDLKTSFYALIPTDLERQWQTWLQSWNELIEGRGDPTEITDKMKRVNPKYTWREWLVAPAYQQAKQGDYSLVKELQEVFSHPYEEQSQEIEEKYYRLKPDQYFNAGGISHYSCSS, from the coding sequence ATGTCAAATCCACATAAGCAAAATTCTGAGCAATCATTAGCTTCTTTTGACAATTTTATTAAAAACGCGAATTATTCACTACTAGACACACTGACTCCTGACCCCGAATCCACAAAAGATGGCGATGATCATCGCCCTCGGCAGGTCCGCTCAGGTCATTTTGTTCCTGTCAATCCAAAGCCCCTGGCACAGCCCATCTACATATGCCATAGCGAAACATTTTTCTCCGAACTCGGATTAGATCAAGAACTAGCCTTAAATGGAGAATTTAAGAAACTATTTTCGGGTGATCTGTCAGAAACTCGAGACCCGATGAGACCTTATGGTTGGGCAACAGGGTACGCCTTATCAATTTATGGAACTGAATATAATCAACAATGTCCATTTGGGAATGGCAATGGCTATGGGGATGGTCGCGCAATTTCTGTCTTTGAAGGAATCCTTAAAGGCCAACGTTGGGAGATGCAATTAAAAGGGGGAGGACCAACTCCTTACTGTCGGGGTGCTGATGGACGTGCGGTTCTGCGCTCAAGCGTAAGAGAATTTCTTGCACAGGAATTGATGCATGCCCTCCGGGTACCTACGTCGCGTTCTTTAACACTCTATGTATCACAGACAGAGACAGTTAGGCGACCTTGGTATTCAGAAAGCTCTAACTCATCTGACCCAGATATTTTAGTAGAGGATCCAATTGCAATTTCAACTCGTGTAGCACCCTCCTTTATACGCGTTGGTCAATTGGAACTATTTGCACGACGCGCTCGAAACAACAAGAACCCTAAAATATTAAATGAGTTACGTATGATCGTATTACATTTAATCGATCGAGAATACAAATCTGAAATCGATCAGAATTTAGATTTTTCATCTCAATTGATAAAGTTAGCAGAGCTCTACCGAGAACGCCTCACGAGCTTGGTTGTGCATTGGTTACGCACTGGTTATTGCCAAGGAAATTTCAATAGTGACAACTGTGCAGCTGGTGGATTCACCCTGGACTATGGACCGTTTGGATTTTGTGAGGTCTTTGATCCGCTTTATCAGCCTTGGATTGGGGGTGGCGAACACTTCTCATTCTTTAACCAGCCAGTAGCTGCAGAAGCCAATTTTCATATGTTTTGGAAGGCCATAAGGCTGCTTATCACAGACGATGCGGCAGCTCTAGAGCAATTAGACAAGATCTGTGATGGGTTTAAACCAAAAATCAAAACTACTATTCAACAGATGTGGGCAGACAAACTTGGCCTCACACACTACAACAAAGCCTTGGTCAATGAATTGTTCCAGCTCATGGTCCAAACCAAAGTTGATTTTACAATTTTCTTCCGCGAGCTATGCAAGATTCCAAATGATTTGTCTGATTTAAAAACAAGCTTTTATGCCTTGATTCCTACAGACCTAGAGCGTCAATGGCAAACCTGGCTTCAGAGCTGGAACGAGCTGATAGAAGGAAGAGGGGATCCCACCGAGATCACAGACAAGATGAAGCGCGTTAATCCGAAATACACCTGGCGCGAGTGGCTCGTTGCCCCTGCTTATCAACAAGCGAAGCAAGGTGATTATTCGCTTGTCAAAGAATTGCAAGAGGTCTTTAGCCATCCCTATGAAGAGCAATCACAAGAAATCGAAGAAAAATACTATCGTCTAAAACCTGATCAGTACTTCAATGCAGGAGGAATTTCTCATTACAGCTGCTCATCATAG
- a CDS encoding serine hydrolase, whose translation MASSRSSQQPPGWGRPLRLLLRLVLMGVGLGVITGSALKLAGPALQRRDLTLPSWLTPKVKPDQPVPSDSKPTVINPPSSTDTLGRFETKQELTALSKRWQALAAKDPDLQVSAFMLALDDGRYAQLNPDTALPAASAIKTPILLVAIEEIDAGRLSWNEPLTLSKTVVGGGAGWMASKPLGTRFPTYEVATEMIRVSDNTATNLLIERVGGQADLNARFNSLGLSATKVNNWLPDLKGTNTTSARDLARAIALVDTGEVLSIRGRDLFREVMGTSVTNRLLPGGLLKGLGGSQGKPDDSLMIKGYRVFNKTGDIGIAYADAGLIELPDGRRAVAAFVVKGPFNDPRSTELIRNMAAAMAPVLKPKPAPPRQR comes from the coding sequence TTGGCCTCCAGTCGTTCCAGTCAACAGCCCCCTGGTTGGGGACGTCCCCTGAGGTTGCTGCTGCGACTGGTACTGATGGGTGTGGGCCTGGGAGTTATCACAGGATCTGCCCTGAAACTTGCTGGTCCTGCTCTCCAGCGCAGAGATCTCACCCTTCCCAGCTGGCTCACGCCAAAGGTGAAACCGGACCAGCCAGTCCCAAGCGACTCAAAGCCCACCGTTATCAATCCCCCGAGCAGCACAGACACGCTCGGACGTTTCGAGACCAAACAAGAGCTCACCGCCTTGAGCAAGCGCTGGCAGGCGCTAGCAGCCAAGGACCCAGACCTTCAGGTGAGTGCCTTCATGTTGGCGCTCGACGATGGCCGCTACGCCCAGCTCAATCCAGATACAGCATTGCCCGCCGCTAGCGCTATCAAAACGCCAATCTTGCTTGTAGCCATTGAAGAAATTGATGCCGGCAGGCTGAGCTGGAATGAACCCCTCACCCTCAGCAAAACAGTAGTGGGAGGCGGCGCAGGCTGGATGGCCAGCAAGCCACTTGGGACTCGCTTCCCAACCTATGAAGTAGCCACCGAGATGATTCGCGTCAGCGACAACACAGCAACGAATCTGCTGATTGAACGGGTGGGGGGACAAGCGGATCTGAACGCGCGCTTCAACAGCCTGGGACTCAGTGCCACCAAGGTGAACAACTGGCTGCCAGACCTCAAAGGCACCAACACCACTAGCGCCCGTGATTTAGCAAGAGCGATTGCCCTCGTGGATACCGGAGAAGTGCTCTCGATTCGCGGCCGCGATCTGTTTCGCGAAGTGATGGGCACCTCAGTCACAAATCGGCTCCTCCCCGGTGGACTGCTCAAGGGCCTAGGGGGATCCCAGGGGAAACCCGATGACAGCCTGATGATTAAGGGCTATCGCGTGTTCAACAAAACCGGCGACATCGGTATCGCTTACGCCGATGCTGGACTGATCGAACTTCCCGATGGTCGCCGTGCCGTCGCTGCCTTCGTTGTGAAAGGTCCCTTCAATGATCCCCGCTCCACAGAGCTGATCCGCAATATGGCTGCCGCCATGGCACCGGTGCTCAAACCCAAGCCAGCGCCTCCACGTCAACGCTGA
- a CDS encoding RNA methyltransferase produces the protein MVLVEPAGPLNVGSVARLCANYNIQDLRLVAPRCDPDDPEAVRMAVHGDAVLQHAAIFPSLIEAVADCQQVVASCGRIDHGEIPLQSPEEIAPWIQSGRSQGLRSALVFGREDRGLSNDELLISHRVFKLHTGDVYPSLNLSHAVAVVLHELERERRLRAKPVAPVISEIPASAPELDGCLRDAEDLLLEVGFLLEHTASARMAKVKGLVQRALIRSDEVALLRGMVRQLRWAARRNRP, from the coding sequence CAAGATCTCAGGCTGGTGGCACCCCGGTGTGATCCAGATGACCCAGAGGCTGTGCGCATGGCGGTCCACGGTGATGCCGTTCTCCAACACGCCGCGATTTTTCCTTCGTTGATCGAGGCAGTCGCAGATTGTCAGCAGGTGGTGGCCAGTTGCGGCCGGATCGATCACGGCGAGATCCCTCTGCAATCGCCCGAGGAGATCGCGCCCTGGATTCAATCGGGCAGGTCGCAAGGCCTGCGCTCGGCCCTGGTGTTTGGACGGGAGGATCGAGGACTCTCCAATGACGAGCTCCTGATCAGCCATCGGGTTTTCAAGTTGCACACCGGAGATGTCTACCCATCTCTCAACCTCTCCCATGCCGTGGCTGTGGTTCTGCATGAGCTGGAGCGAGAACGGCGCTTGCGGGCCAAACCTGTTGCACCAGTCATCAGCGAGATCCCTGCCAGCGCTCCTGAGCTGGATGGCTGCCTGCGCGATGCGGAAGACCTTCTGCTCGAGGTGGGCTTCCTCTTGGAGCACACAGCAAGCGCGCGGATGGCCAAGGTGAAAGGACTCGTGCAACGAGCCCTGATTCGCAGCGATGAAGTGGCCCTCTTGCGCGGGATGGTGCGTCAATTGCGTTGGGCAGCGAGGCGCAACCGCCCGTAA